The Acidobacteriota bacterium region ATGGACTATGAAAACCATCGACCTGCGCAGCGATACCGTGACCCTCCCCACCCCCGCGATGCGTAAAGCCATGGCCGCGGCCGAAGTGGGGGACGACGTCTACGGCGAGGACCCCACTGTCAACCGCCTCGAGGCGCTGGCGGCCGCGAGGCTCGGCACCGAAGGGGCCCTGTTCGTATCGAGCGGCACCCAGAGCAACCTCGTCGCCCTGCTGACCCACTGCCGGCGGGGGGACGAATACATCGCCGGGCAGTGGGCCCACACCTACCGCTACGAGGCGGGGGGCGCCGCGGTGCTCGGGGGGATACAGCCCCAGCCCCTCGACTTCGAGCCGGACGGGACCCTCGACCTGGAAAAGGTGGCTGCCGCCGTGAAGCCGGACGACCTGCACTTCGCCCGGACCCGCCTCCTCTGCCTCGAAAATACCATGGCGGGGAAGGTGCTCCCCCTCCCCTACCTCGACGCCGTCGGGGAATTCGCCCGCGAGCGCGGATTGCGCCTCCACCTGGACGGGGCCCGCATCTTCAACGCCGCCGCCGCGCTCAATGTCCACGCCCGGGAGATCGCCCGTCCCTTCGACTCCGTATCGGTCTGCCTCTCCAAGGGGCTGGCCGCCCCGGTGGGCTCGGTCCTCTGCGGGTCGGGGGACTTCATCCGGCAGGCCCGGCGCTGGCGCAAGATGCTGGGAGGGGGGATGCGCCAGGCGGGGGTCCTGGCGGCGGCGGGAATCGTGGCGCTCGAGGAGATGGTCGAACGGCTCCCGGAGGACCACCGCAACGCCGACCGCCTCGCCGCCGGGTTCGGCCGCGTCCCCGGCATCACCGTGGAGGAAGGGGGGGCGCGGACCAACATGGTTTTCTTCACCCTGGATGAAGCGCTCCTGGGGCGGTGGGGGCCCTTCATGGCCGCCCGCGGCGTCCTCGTCGGCGACCACCCCGGGGCGGTCCGGGCCGTCACCCACTACGGGATCGACGCCGCCGACATCGACGCCGTCGTCGCGGCCGCGGCCGACGCGGCGGCCGCCTGCCGCGCCCGCTCTCCCCGTTCCCGGCCGGCGGAGGTTTGAAATTCCGCGTTTTTCCGTTATGCTGGCCCCTATCGGACCCTTTCGGCCACGGCTCGCCATGAGCCGGCCGTGTCCACCGGAAAAGTCTCATCATGGGAGGAAACATGGAAACCTACATGGATAAACTCGTCGCCTACGGAACGCCCCTGGCGCTCAAGATCCTCGCCGCCGTCGCCATCCTGGTGCTGGGGCGCATCCTGGTCGGCGTCGTCACGGGTGTCGTTCGAAGAATGATGGAGCGCCACAAGGTCGAAGCCACCCTGTCCAAGTTTCTCGTGAGCCTCACCCGGATCGCGCTCATGACCTTCGTCATCATCGCCGCCATCCGCGCGCTGGGGGTCGAGACCACTTCCTTCATCGCCGTCATCGGCGCCGCCGGGCTCGCCATCGGCCTGGCGCTGCAGGGATCGCTGGCCAACCTCGCCTCGGGCGTCATGCTCGTCCTGTTCCGGCCCTTCAAGGTGGGGGACTACGTGGAGGCGGGGGGCACGGCGGGGACGGTGGACGTCATCCACATCTTCAGTACCGTCCTCACCACTCCCGACAACAAGAAGGTGATCCTGCCCAACGGGAGGATCACGGCCGACAACATTACCAACTACTCCGCCATGGACACCCGCAGGATCGACATGGTGTTCGGCATCGGCTACGACGACGACCTCAAAAAGGCCAAGACGGTCCTGGAAGGAATCCTGCGGGAGGACGGGCGGGTCCTGGCCGACCCGGCG contains the following coding sequences:
- the ltaE gene encoding low-specificity L-threonine aldolase, yielding MKTIDLRSDTVTLPTPAMRKAMAAAEVGDDVYGEDPTVNRLEALAAARLGTEGALFVSSGTQSNLVALLTHCRRGDEYIAGQWAHTYRYEAGGAAVLGGIQPQPLDFEPDGTLDLEKVAAAVKPDDLHFARTRLLCLENTMAGKVLPLPYLDAVGEFARERGLRLHLDGARIFNAAAALNVHAREIARPFDSVSVCLSKGLAAPVGSVLCGSGDFIRQARRWRKMLGGGMRQAGVLAAAGIVALEEMVERLPEDHRNADRLAAGFGRVPGITVEEGGARTNMVFFTLDEALLGRWGPFMAARGVLVGDHPGAVRAVTHYGIDAADIDAVVAAAADAAAACRARSPRSRPAEV
- a CDS encoding mechanosensitive ion channel; the encoded protein is METYMDKLVAYGTPLALKILAAVAILVLGRILVGVVTGVVRRMMERHKVEATLSKFLVSLTRIALMTFVIIAAIRALGVETTSFIAVIGAAGLAIGLALQGSLANLASGVMLVLFRPFKVGDYVEAGGTAGTVDVIHIFSTVLTTPDNKKVILPNGRITADNITNYSAMDTRRIDMVFGIGYDDDLKKAKTVLEGILREDGRVLADPAPTVAVMELGDSSINFAVRPWVRTADYWSVYFDINEKVKLTFDREGISIPFPQQDVHLFQEKAS